A window of the Streptomyces formicae genome harbors these coding sequences:
- a CDS encoding carbohydrate ABC transporter permease, giving the protein MNRLRFRSAWNTTAALLILAVLLFPVYWMLNTALQPEASIAATEWFPTAPSLKNFDTAISSQGGSLLTSFGVALGAVVVCLVLAAPAAYGLAQFGLRGGQGIVFGTLITQMVPGIVIANALYSAYAELGLVNSYLGLVLADASLGLPFAIVLLRAFMVSIPTEVVEAAMVDGANRFTAFVRIVLPMSRNALITAGLFTFLFAWSDFMFALTLNTTDDVKPITLGIYQFVGAHVSDWGAVMATAVLSAVPAAILLVVAQKYIAAGITGGSVK; this is encoded by the coding sequence ATGAACCGTCTCCGTTTCCGCTCCGCCTGGAACACCACCGCCGCACTGCTGATCCTCGCCGTGCTGCTCTTCCCGGTGTACTGGATGCTCAACACCGCGCTCCAGCCCGAGGCCAGCATCGCCGCCACCGAGTGGTTCCCCACCGCGCCGAGCCTGAAGAACTTCGACACGGCGATCAGCAGCCAGGGCGGCTCGCTGCTCACCAGCTTCGGCGTCGCGCTCGGCGCCGTCGTCGTCTGCCTCGTGCTGGCCGCGCCCGCCGCGTACGGCCTCGCCCAGTTCGGGCTGCGCGGCGGCCAGGGCATCGTCTTCGGCACGCTCATCACGCAGATGGTGCCGGGCATCGTCATCGCCAACGCCCTCTACAGCGCCTACGCCGAGCTCGGCCTGGTCAACTCCTATCTGGGGCTGGTCCTCGCGGACGCCTCGCTCGGGCTGCCGTTCGCGATCGTGCTGCTGCGGGCGTTCATGGTCTCCATCCCGACCGAGGTCGTGGAGGCCGCGATGGTGGACGGGGCGAACCGCTTCACCGCGTTCGTCCGGATCGTGCTGCCGATGAGCCGCAACGCGCTGATCACGGCCGGGCTCTTCACCTTCCTCTTCGCCTGGTCGGACTTCATGTTCGCGCTGACCCTCAACACCACGGACGACGTCAAGCCGATCACGCTCGGCATCTACCAGTTCGTGGGGGCGCACGTCAGCGACTGGGGCGCGGTGATGGCGACCGCCGTGCTCTCCGCCGTGCCCGCCGCGATCCTGCTCGTCGTCGCCCAGAAGTACATCGCCGCCGGGATCACCGGCGGATCGGTCAAGTAG
- a CDS encoding sugar ABC transporter substrate-binding protein, which translates to MPSRAGRIPVPLVAATLAFSALSLGLTGCAAEPGPGTVTVLNSATDTAEHTANQQFFDRCGKPLGLEVEQISVPADQVASKALRMASSDSLTDILELDGSELPQFAQTEGLRPLAEAGVDTSGFSASATSLGSYDGTQYGIARSVNSLALIYNTELLKDAGIAPPTTWEELRAAAKELTAGDTYGMAFSASPNADGVYQFLPFFWSAGGDEARIDNGKGEAALQLWKDLVADGSASKSVVNWNQQDVNDQFVAGRAAMMINGPWQVPVLSAQKNVDWAVASIPVPVAGKAAVPPIGGTVMAVPKNDDDPAREKNAGKLLNCLNTEKNQLQWGESVNNVPTRAAAAQAYAQQNPKLAAFAELVTTARSRTAKVGTGWPVVGDALAGAFQSVLTGRTSPEQALHRAQQQAATGK; encoded by the coding sequence ATGCCGTCCAGAGCAGGGCGCATACCCGTCCCCCTCGTCGCCGCGACACTCGCCTTCAGCGCCCTCTCGCTGGGGCTGACCGGCTGCGCCGCCGAACCCGGCCCCGGCACCGTCACGGTGCTCAACTCGGCCACCGACACCGCCGAGCACACGGCCAACCAGCAGTTCTTCGACCGCTGCGGCAAGCCGCTGGGCCTCGAGGTCGAGCAGATCAGCGTGCCCGCCGACCAGGTCGCGTCCAAGGCGCTGCGCATGGCGTCGTCCGACTCGCTCACCGACATCCTGGAGCTCGACGGCTCGGAGCTGCCGCAGTTCGCGCAGACCGAGGGGCTGCGTCCGCTGGCGGAGGCCGGGGTCGACACCTCCGGCTTCTCGGCGAGCGCCACGTCGCTCGGATCGTACGACGGCACCCAGTACGGCATCGCCCGCTCGGTCAACTCCCTCGCCCTGATCTACAACACCGAGCTCCTGAAGGACGCGGGCATCGCGCCGCCCACCACCTGGGAGGAGCTGCGGGCCGCCGCGAAGGAGCTGACGGCCGGCGACACGTACGGGATGGCCTTCAGCGCGAGCCCCAACGCGGACGGCGTGTACCAGTTCCTGCCGTTCTTCTGGTCCGCGGGCGGTGACGAGGCCCGGATCGACAACGGCAAGGGCGAGGCCGCGCTCCAGCTGTGGAAGGACCTCGTGGCGGACGGCTCCGCATCGAAGTCCGTCGTCAACTGGAACCAGCAGGACGTCAACGACCAGTTCGTCGCCGGCCGCGCCGCGATGATGATCAACGGACCGTGGCAGGTGCCGGTCCTCAGCGCCCAGAAGAACGTGGACTGGGCGGTCGCGAGCATCCCGGTGCCCGTGGCGGGCAAGGCCGCCGTGCCGCCCATCGGCGGCACGGTCATGGCCGTACCGAAGAACGACGACGACCCGGCGCGCGAGAAGAACGCCGGCAAGCTCCTGAACTGCCTCAACACCGAGAAGAACCAGCTCCAATGGGGCGAGTCGGTCAACAACGTGCCGACCCGCGCCGCCGCGGCCCAGGCGTACGCGCAGCAGAACCCCAAGCTCGCCGCCTTCGCCGAGCTGGTCACCACGGCCCGCTCCCGCACCGCGAAGGTCGGCACCGGCTGGCCCGTCGTCGGCGACGCGCTCGCGGGCGCGTTCCAGTCCGTGCTGACCGGACGGACCAGTCCCGAACAGGCCCTGCACCGGGCGCAGCAGCAGGCCGCGACGGGGAAGTGA
- a CDS encoding GH1 family beta-glucosidase, giving the protein MSFPEPPEPSGLPESRSYPEVADFTDSPEFPQFPGGFLFGTATASYQIEGAYDEDGRGPSIWDTYSREPGRVAGGATGDTACDHYHRYREDVALLRELGVDSYRFSVAWPRIQPDGTGPANTAGLDFYDRLVDELLDSGISPAATLYHWDLPQALEDRGGWRVRETAERFGEYAGLVAARLGDRVDRWITLNEPFCSAFVGYAAGAHAPGAREGRGALAAAHHLLVGHGLAVRALRAAGAGEVGITLNPDRLLPATDSPADLAAVRRAETLHNDVWFEPLFAGRYPEHEAGTWGEVADGSPSYRRAGDLGLVGAPLDFVGINYYRPITVADAPYRDPDPATRTAVDIRAEESWRGDVRHTTMGWPVVPDTFTELLVDLAKRYPALPPVLITENGSAEADTVDADGRVRDTDRIDYLRSHLDALAAAIRAGVDVRGYYVWSLLDNFEWARGYDQRFGIVRVDYDTQERTPKDSYHWYRELIAAHRARTTPEKDPR; this is encoded by the coding sequence GTGAGTTTCCCCGAGCCCCCGGAGCCCTCCGGGCTCCCCGAGTCCCGTTCGTACCCCGAAGTCGCCGACTTCACCGACTCCCCCGAGTTCCCCCAGTTCCCCGGCGGCTTCCTCTTCGGCACGGCCACCGCGAGCTACCAGATCGAGGGCGCGTACGACGAGGACGGCAGAGGCCCGTCCATCTGGGACACCTACAGCCGTGAGCCGGGACGTGTGGCCGGCGGCGCCACCGGTGACACCGCCTGCGACCACTACCACCGCTACCGGGAGGACGTCGCCCTCCTGCGCGAGCTGGGCGTGGACAGCTACCGCTTCTCCGTCGCCTGGCCGCGCATCCAGCCGGACGGGACCGGCCCGGCCAACACCGCGGGCCTGGACTTCTACGACCGGCTCGTGGACGAGCTGCTGGACTCCGGCATCTCCCCCGCCGCCACCCTCTACCACTGGGACCTCCCCCAGGCCCTCGAGGACCGCGGCGGCTGGCGGGTGCGTGAGACGGCGGAGCGGTTCGGCGAGTACGCCGGACTGGTCGCCGCCCGGCTCGGCGACCGGGTGGACCGCTGGATCACCCTCAACGAGCCGTTCTGCAGCGCCTTCGTCGGTTACGCGGCGGGCGCCCACGCCCCCGGCGCCCGCGAGGGCCGCGGCGCGCTGGCCGCCGCCCACCATCTGCTCGTCGGTCACGGGCTCGCGGTGCGCGCGCTGCGCGCCGCGGGCGCCGGAGAGGTCGGGATCACGCTCAACCCGGACCGGCTCCTTCCGGCCACGGACTCGCCGGCCGACCTGGCCGCCGTACGCCGCGCGGAGACGCTCCACAACGACGTGTGGTTCGAGCCGCTGTTCGCCGGGCGTTACCCGGAGCACGAGGCCGGGACCTGGGGCGAGGTCGCCGACGGGTCCCCCTCGTACCGGCGCGCGGGCGACCTCGGACTCGTCGGCGCACCGCTCGACTTCGTCGGCATCAACTACTACCGGCCGATCACCGTCGCCGACGCCCCGTACCGCGACCCGGACCCGGCGACCCGTACGGCCGTCGACATCCGGGCCGAGGAGAGCTGGCGCGGCGACGTCCGGCACACCACCATGGGCTGGCCCGTCGTCCCGGACACCTTCACGGAGCTGCTGGTCGACCTGGCCAAGCGCTACCCCGCCCTGCCGCCGGTGCTGATCACCGAGAACGGCTCGGCGGAGGCCGACACGGTGGACGCCGACGGCCGCGTCCGGGACACCGACCGGATCGACTACCTGCGCAGCCATCTGGACGCCCTCGCCGCGGCGATACGCGCGGGCGTCGATGTCCGCGGCTACTACGTGTGGTCGCTGCTGGACAACTTCGAGTGGGCCCGCGGCTACGACCAGCGCTTCGGCATCGTCCGGGTCGACTACGACACGCAGGAGCGCACCCCCAAGGACAGCTACCACTGGTACCGCGAGCTGATCGCCGCCCACCGCGCCCGCACCACCCCTGAAAAGGACCCCCGATGA
- a CDS encoding AraC family transcriptional regulator, with the protein MTDSHWIRPGRTAAVRLDEPPQLSQLGVGLHGTTTSLEVFRLPELWQLHLYRYAAELTVDGADHAIRPGHVSLVPPGAVVRYRYRGRSEHLFAHFRLPGVGEVREIPVMQDAGSLTPALSQLLLGAIATAPRSPRRADAEVWAALWRVAELAEPGQDAARPHASVAAAVAYIESNLAGRLAVPDVARAAGVSHNHLIRLFRGETGGTVVAYIRRRRMERARHLLRESTLSIPAIAAAVGVEDLQAFNKACRRELGASPRAIRAGA; encoded by the coding sequence GTGACCGACAGTCATTGGATCCGTCCCGGCCGGACGGCCGCGGTGCGGCTGGACGAGCCGCCGCAGCTGTCCCAGCTCGGGGTGGGCCTGCACGGCACGACGACCTCGCTCGAGGTGTTCCGGCTGCCCGAGCTGTGGCAGTTGCACCTGTACCGGTACGCCGCCGAGCTCACCGTCGACGGGGCCGACCACGCGATCCGGCCGGGGCATGTGAGCCTCGTGCCGCCGGGGGCGGTCGTGCGGTACCGCTACCGGGGGCGGTCCGAGCATCTGTTCGCGCATTTCAGGCTGCCCGGTGTGGGCGAGGTGCGGGAGATTCCCGTGATGCAGGACGCCGGGTCGCTGACGCCCGCGCTGTCGCAGCTGCTGCTGGGGGCCATCGCCACGGCGCCGCGCAGCCCGCGGCGGGCGGACGCGGAGGTGTGGGCCGCGCTGTGGCGGGTGGCCGAGCTCGCCGAGCCCGGCCAGGATGCCGCCCGGCCGCACGCCTCGGTCGCTGCCGCCGTCGCGTACATCGAGTCGAATCTGGCGGGGCGGCTGGCGGTGCCGGACGTGGCGCGGGCGGCGGGGGTGTCGCACAACCACCTCATCCGGCTGTTCCGGGGCGAGACGGGCGGCACGGTCGTGGCGTACATCCGCCGGCGCAGGATGGAGCGCGCCCGGCATCTGCTGCGCGAGTCGACTCTGTCGATCCCGGCGATCGCGGCGGCGGTCGGCGTCGAGGACCTCCAGGCGTTCAACAAGGCGTGCCGGCGCGAACTGGGCGCGTCTCCGCGCGCGATCCGCGCCGGCGCCTGA
- a CDS encoding carbohydrate ABC transporter permease: protein MTTTTSTAPATGTAGAGTVSVRPTRRRGLLRWLFVVPALAYMALFFGYPLVRNIVMSFQHYTPKTYFTGEAPFNGLDNWRAVFANELFTDALWHTALFTVGSLLGQFTIGLALAVFFSRRFRLSGVIRAVLLLPWLVPMVVSAVVWRRILDQEHGMLNTALHAVGLVPADGIPWLSSPGVALFSAILVNIWIGIPFNMVILYGGLQEIPRDLYEAAALDGSGAWRTFRSITLPMLRPVITVVLVLGFMSTVKILDLILALTSGGPADSTQTLGTVTYQLSFLQLDFGQGAVVGNVLILISAVFAVLYLRANRADFGKGK from the coding sequence ATGACCACCACCACCTCGACCGCGCCCGCCACGGGCACCGCCGGAGCCGGCACCGTGTCCGTCCGCCCGACGCGCCGCCGCGGGCTGCTGCGCTGGCTCTTCGTCGTCCCCGCGCTCGCCTACATGGCGCTCTTCTTCGGCTATCCGCTCGTCCGCAACATCGTGATGAGCTTCCAGCACTACACGCCGAAGACGTACTTCACCGGCGAGGCCCCCTTCAACGGCCTCGACAACTGGCGGGCCGTCTTCGCCAACGAGCTGTTCACCGACGCCCTCTGGCACACGGCCCTCTTCACCGTCGGCTCGCTGCTCGGCCAGTTCACCATCGGCCTGGCCCTCGCCGTCTTCTTCTCCCGCCGCTTCCGGCTCTCCGGGGTCATCCGTGCCGTGCTGCTGCTGCCCTGGCTGGTGCCGATGGTGGTGTCCGCCGTCGTCTGGCGGCGCATCCTCGACCAGGAGCACGGGATGCTGAACACCGCCCTGCACGCGGTGGGCCTGGTACCCGCCGACGGGATCCCGTGGCTGAGCAGCCCCGGTGTGGCGCTGTTCTCGGCGATCCTCGTCAACATCTGGATCGGCATCCCGTTCAACATGGTCATCCTCTACGGCGGCCTCCAGGAGATCCCCCGCGATCTGTACGAGGCCGCGGCGCTGGACGGCTCCGGTGCCTGGCGGACGTTCCGCAGCATCACGCTGCCGATGCTGCGCCCGGTGATCACCGTCGTGCTGGTGCTGGGCTTCATGTCGACGGTGAAGATCCTCGACCTGATCCTGGCGCTGACCTCGGGCGGTCCCGCCGACTCCACCCAGACGCTGGGCACGGTCACGTACCAGCTGTCCTTCCTCCAGCTCGACTTCGGCCAGGGCGCCGTCGTGGGCAACGTCCTGATCCTCATCAGCGCGGTCTTCGCCGTGCTGTACCTGCGGGCCAACCGCGCCGACTTCGGCAAGGGGAAGTGA
- a CDS encoding APC family permease: MGSMADELRRRKPIDRMIAEAEGDYSGPPLRRSIGLWQLALIGISSVVGTGIFFVLGTTVPKAGPSVVLSFAIAAAVAGLAALCYVELAGAVPVSGSTYSYSYASLGEGAAYLVAWCLILEYGVAVSTVAVSWGQYLNEVSDTLFGFTLPDVISQPPGAGGWFNVPALVVVLLCSLLLARGTRESAAVNTVMVCIKIGVLIFFVAVALTAFDSDHFSDFAPHGVAGVTVAASGVFFSYVGFDAVSTAGEEVRSPRRTIPLAILFTLLVVTTLYVAVAVAGVGAQPAGRFGEQADAGEAVLAEILRNVTGTSEPAEPSATPSAPVRSPPP; the protein is encoded by the coding sequence ATGGGCTCGATGGCCGACGAGTTGCGGCGGCGCAAACCAATCGATCGAATGATCGCCGAGGCCGAGGGCGACTACTCAGGCCCTCCGCTGCGGCGCAGCATCGGGCTGTGGCAGCTCGCTCTGATCGGCATCAGCTCGGTCGTGGGGACGGGCATCTTCTTCGTCCTCGGCACCACGGTGCCCAAGGCCGGCCCGAGCGTGGTCCTCTCGTTCGCGATCGCCGCCGCCGTGGCCGGCCTCGCGGCGCTGTGCTACGTGGAGCTCGCGGGCGCGGTCCCCGTCTCGGGCAGCACCTACTCCTACTCGTACGCCTCGCTCGGCGAGGGCGCCGCCTATCTCGTCGCCTGGTGTCTGATCCTCGAATACGGCGTCGCCGTCTCCACGGTGGCCGTCAGCTGGGGCCAGTACCTGAACGAGGTCTCGGACACCCTCTTCGGGTTCACCTTGCCGGACGTCATCAGCCAGCCCCCGGGCGCCGGCGGCTGGTTCAACGTCCCCGCTCTCGTGGTCGTGCTGCTCTGCTCCCTGCTGCTTGCGCGCGGCACCCGGGAGTCCGCCGCCGTGAACACGGTGATGGTGTGCATCAAGATCGGTGTCCTCATCTTCTTCGTCGCCGTCGCGCTGACCGCCTTCGACTCGGACCACTTCTCCGACTTCGCCCCGCACGGCGTCGCCGGAGTGACGGTCGCCGCCTCGGGCGTCTTCTTCTCCTACGTCGGATTCGACGCCGTCTCGACGGCCGGTGAGGAAGTGCGCAGTCCACGGCGCACGATCCCGCTGGCGATCCTGTTCACGCTGCTCGTGGTCACGACGCTGTACGTCGCGGTCGCGGTCGCGGGCGTGGGCGCCCAGCCCGCCGGCCGCTTCGGTGAGCAGGCGGACGCGGGCGAGGCCGTCCTGGCGGAGATCCTGCGGAACGTCACCGGGACGTCCGAGCCGGCTGAGCCGTCGGCCACGCCGTCCGCTCCAGTGCGGAGTCCTCCCCCGTGA
- a CDS encoding LacI family DNA-binding transcriptional regulator — protein MATIKDVAERAGVAPSTVSYVLSGSRKISEDTRRAVREAIDALGYHPRASARTLRSARTQVLALAVPRVPGEYRAIDGRFAIDVTDAARGHGYDVLLMTDGDGVGGLRRVARSGLADAAVLMAVEERDPRIGVLHELGFPAALLGHDDHAALPWTDLDWEAAVALAIRETAAAGHRRILFLSSAEHEIAARRGYALHGLDGARRATAETGAEVRVLPSHRDPELLGRRLHEALTAHPAPTALVVQHLILLPHLLDMVAAAGLRVPDDLAVVLVGSLPDELGIRHLPRIDLPVAEMSTAVARLAVEAIGAGCDGREPSPVAPSATPHHLIQPRMATGPGIAPPP, from the coding sequence ATGGCCACGATCAAGGACGTCGCCGAGCGGGCAGGCGTGGCGCCCAGCACCGTCTCGTACGTCCTGAGCGGGTCGCGCAAGATCTCCGAGGACACCCGGCGCGCGGTGCGGGAGGCGATCGACGCGCTCGGCTACCACCCCCGCGCCAGCGCCCGCACCCTGCGCAGCGCCCGCACCCAGGTGCTCGCCCTGGCGGTGCCGCGCGTGCCCGGCGAGTACCGCGCGATCGACGGCCGCTTCGCCATCGACGTCACCGACGCCGCCCGCGGCCACGGCTACGACGTCCTGCTCATGACCGACGGGGACGGCGTCGGCGGGCTGCGCCGGGTGGCCCGCAGCGGGCTGGCGGACGCGGCCGTGCTGATGGCCGTCGAGGAGCGCGACCCCCGTATCGGGGTCCTCCACGAGCTGGGCTTCCCCGCGGCGCTGCTCGGCCACGACGACCACGCGGCGCTGCCCTGGACGGACCTCGACTGGGAGGCCGCCGTCGCCCTCGCCATCCGCGAGACCGCCGCGGCCGGCCACCGGCGGATCCTCTTCCTGTCATCGGCCGAGCACGAGATCGCCGCCCGCCGCGGCTATGCGCTGCACGGCCTCGACGGTGCGCGGCGGGCCACCGCGGAGACCGGCGCCGAGGTGCGTGTGCTCCCGTCCCACCGCGACCCGGAGCTGCTCGGGCGGCGGCTGCACGAGGCGCTGACCGCGCACCCCGCCCCGACCGCGCTGGTGGTCCAGCATCTGATTCTGCTTCCGCACCTGCTGGACATGGTGGCCGCGGCCGGGCTGCGGGTCCCCGACGACCTGGCCGTCGTCCTCGTCGGCAGCCTCCCGGACGAGCTGGGCATCCGGCACCTGCCGCGGATCGACCTGCCCGTCGCCGAGATGTCGACGGCCGTGGCCCGGCTGGCGGTCGAGGCGATCGGCGCCGGCTGCGACGGCCGGGAGCCCTCCCCGGTCGCACCCTCCGCCACGCCGCACCACCTGATCCAGCCCCGGATGGCCACCGGACCCGGCATCGCCCCGCCGCCGTAG
- a CDS encoding right-handed parallel beta-helix repeat-containing protein, with product MRWRPGTSRPPFRLTAVAAAAAVLSTGLALLPAPPATAVAGGITLHVSAQGTDRPVGIGTAARPFRTIERAQRVARAISRTHLVPVQVVVHGGTYHLDRTLTFDTRDSGTARAPVRYTAAPGEKVVLSGGRTLRPDWRTHSGAVKVADIGTGLDFDQLFVDGERQILARYPNYDPAAQILGGTAADAVSPARVATWKNPTTALVRTLHNGAWGGNSFKVTGVRADGTPELQWVGDNNRGSGMHATHRMVENVFEELDAPGEWFHDKAAGKLYYYAPDGIDLTTARIETAERAELIRVEGESPDRPVRHLSFSGFTFTQTHRTLFTHPYEKLQLGDWAIARTGAVYLRNTEYVDVRDGFFDQVGGNAVFLDGYNRRNTVAGSEFSHSGATDVAIIGRPDAVREPSTWDSFRKTIEDTTPGPKSENHPREVTVSGNHMHDNGQFEKQTSGVQISMSRRITVKGNTIHDGPRACIDINDGTWGGHLIEDNSLFDCVKETSDHGPFNSWGRDRFWPLDADDATKKAYAKLDAMETTVIRHNRIRHSSAWDIDLDDGSSNYLIENNLLLNGGVKLREGFHRTVRNNIFVNGGGHFHVWYADTGDVVENNIFVTDNPYDLIGVDMAKSGPLIDKNLFWNNGKPVADVNDAWRAQGLDAHSAIADPKFPGAGPFADPSQLDYTVADDSPALALGFRNFPMTGFGVAGSPTPPPLEWRAAPADPYKSLAEPLLGATATQIHSDELKSSVGLTDYDGLALKTVPPDSYAAQQGLRANDVIRAVDGHKVTDRTSYWSVYHRIPAGDQIRLSIWRNQAAAEVTLAKPAGTETVNNTAATAFTGSWGFSANRGAGDLADDVHYTTADGASATLTFHGTGIAVLGEKYSDQGDVEVFVDGVSQGLVDTTSAERQVQAVVFSVSGLSAGEHTVQVVKRSGKYATLDGFRITG from the coding sequence GTGCGCTGGAGACCCGGAACGTCCCGTCCGCCCTTTCGGCTCACCGCGGTTGCCGCTGCCGCGGCGGTCCTGAGCACGGGCCTTGCTCTGCTGCCCGCTCCGCCCGCGACCGCCGTCGCCGGTGGCATCACCCTGCACGTGTCCGCACAGGGCACCGACCGGCCCGTCGGCATCGGCACCGCCGCCCGGCCGTTCCGCACGATCGAGCGGGCCCAGCGGGTGGCCCGGGCGATCTCCCGTACGCACCTGGTGCCCGTTCAGGTCGTCGTGCACGGCGGCACGTACCACCTGGACCGCACCCTCACCTTCGACACCCGCGATTCCGGCACCGCGCGGGCCCCGGTGCGCTACACCGCTGCCCCCGGCGAGAAGGTCGTCCTCAGCGGCGGCCGCACGCTCCGGCCCGACTGGCGGACCCACAGTGGAGCCGTCAAGGTCGCCGACATCGGCACCGGACTCGACTTCGACCAGCTCTTCGTCGACGGCGAGCGCCAGATCCTCGCCCGCTACCCGAACTACGACCCCGCGGCGCAGATCCTCGGCGGCACCGCCGCGGACGCCGTCTCACCCGCCCGCGTGGCCACGTGGAAGAACCCGACCACGGCCCTCGTCCGCACCTTGCACAACGGGGCCTGGGGAGGCAACTCCTTCAAGGTCACCGGCGTCAGGGCGGACGGCACCCCCGAGCTCCAGTGGGTCGGGGACAACAACCGCGGCAGCGGGATGCACGCCACCCACCGCATGGTCGAGAACGTCTTCGAGGAACTCGACGCGCCCGGCGAGTGGTTCCACGACAAGGCCGCCGGCAAGCTCTACTACTACGCCCCCGACGGCATCGACCTCACCACCGCCCGGATCGAGACCGCCGAACGCGCCGAGCTGATCCGTGTCGAGGGCGAAAGCCCGGACCGGCCCGTGCGCCACCTGTCCTTCTCCGGATTCACCTTCACCCAGACCCACCGCACGCTCTTCACCCACCCGTACGAGAAGCTCCAGCTCGGCGACTGGGCCATCGCGCGCACCGGCGCCGTGTATCTGAGGAACACGGAGTACGTCGACGTCCGTGACGGATTCTTCGACCAGGTCGGCGGCAACGCCGTCTTCCTGGACGGATACAACCGCCGCAACACCGTCGCCGGCAGCGAGTTCAGCCACTCCGGCGCCACGGACGTCGCGATCATCGGCCGCCCCGACGCCGTACGCGAACCGTCCACCTGGGACAGCTTCCGCAAGACGATCGAGGACACCACACCGGGGCCGAAGTCCGAGAACCACCCGCGTGAGGTCACCGTCAGCGGCAACCACATGCACGACAACGGGCAGTTCGAGAAGCAGACCTCGGGCGTGCAGATCTCGATGAGCCGCCGGATCACCGTCAAGGGCAACACGATCCACGACGGTCCGCGTGCCTGCATCGACATCAACGACGGCACCTGGGGCGGCCATCTCATCGAGGACAACTCGCTCTTCGACTGCGTCAAGGAGACCTCCGACCACGGCCCGTTCAACTCCTGGGGCCGTGACCGCTTCTGGCCGCTCGACGCAGACGACGCGACGAAGAAGGCGTACGCGAAGCTCGACGCCATGGAGACCACGGTCATCCGGCACAACCGGATCCGGCACTCCTCGGCCTGGGACATCGACCTCGACGACGGCTCCTCGAACTACCTCATCGAGAACAACCTGCTCCTCAACGGCGGCGTCAAGCTGCGCGAGGGCTTCCACCGGACCGTACGGAACAACATCTTCGTCAACGGCGGCGGCCACTTCCACGTCTGGTACGCCGACACCGGCGACGTCGTCGAGAACAACATCTTCGTCACCGACAACCCGTACGACCTGATCGGCGTCGACATGGCCAAGTCCGGGCCGCTCATCGACAAGAACCTCTTCTGGAACAACGGCAAGCCGGTCGCCGACGTCAACGACGCCTGGCGCGCCCAGGGCCTGGACGCCCACTCGGCGATCGCGGACCCGAAGTTCCCGGGCGCCGGGCCGTTCGCCGACCCGTCCCAGCTGGACTACACCGTCGCCGACGACTCCCCGGCCCTCGCGCTCGGCTTCCGCAACTTCCCGATGACCGGTTTCGGCGTCGCCGGCTCTCCCACGCCGCCGCCCCTGGAGTGGCGGGCGGCGCCGGCCGATCCGTACAAGTCGCTCGCCGAGCCGCTGCTGGGCGCGACCGCGACCCAGATCCACTCGGACGAGCTCAAGTCCTCGGTGGGGCTCACCGACTACGACGGCCTCGCCCTCAAGACCGTTCCGCCGGACTCGTACGCGGCCCAGCAGGGGCTGCGCGCCAACGACGTCATCCGCGCGGTCGACGGGCACAAGGTGACCGACCGCACCAGCTACTGGAGCGTGTACCACCGGATCCCCGCCGGGGATCAGATCAGGCTCTCGATCTGGCGCAACCAGGCGGCCGCCGAGGTGACCCTCGCCAAGCCTGCCGGCACCGAGACGGTCAACAACACCGCGGCCACCGCCTTCACCGGCAGCTGGGGCTTCTCGGCCAACCGCGGCGCGGGCGACCTCGCCGACGACGTCCACTACACCACCGCGGACGGGGCGTCGGCGACGCTCACCTTCCACGGAACGGGAATCGCGGTCCTCGGCGAGAAGTACTCCGACCAGGGCGACGTCGAGGTCTTCGTCGACGGGGTCTCGCAGGGTCTGGTGGACACGACGTCCGCCGAACGCCAGGTCCAGGCCGTGGTCTTCAGCGTCTCCGGGCTGAGCGCGGGCGAGCACACCGTCCAGGTCGTCAAGCGCAGCGGGAAATACGCCACACTCGACGGCTTCCGCATCACAGGATGA